A single window of Undibacterium sp. 5I1 DNA harbors:
- the ptsP gene encoding phosphoenolpyruvate--protein phosphotransferase yields the protein MASFTLQGIPVSRGIAIGRAHLMRPAALDVEHYLVAQEQIESEVLRLQDAIVQVHKELQTIWADLPLDAPTELGAFLDVHALILSDPMISEAPLEIIRTRNYNAEWALVTQIDALSAQFDEIEDDYLRERKADIQQVAERVLKVLTGSANDLPRDANVNERRGNMIVVARDISPADMMQFRDAAFSGFVTDEGGQNSHTAIVSRSLGIPAVVGLGNASHLIQQDDWLIIDSDAGVVIVAPSAQVIEEYRNLLAVLLKTRKKLTRLKKTPAITQDGIEITLLANIELPQDAITAMEAGASGVGLFRSEFLFMGRTGHEQELPTEEEQFVAYRDAVLAMKGKPVTIRTLDVGADKPLDTTDHNILNPALGLRAIRYCLAEPQLFLTQLRAILRASAFGPVHILIPMMAHAFEIDQSLAMIEQAKKSLLAEDKKFDDKVPVGAMIEVPAAALSLPMFVKKLDFLSVGTNDLIQYTLAIDRADHEVAHLYSDIHPAILQLLAMTVSAAQKAEIPVAICGGMAGDIRLTRLLIGMGFRELSMPPALLPEIKQEILNTNIESLQSLVKKILRSYDPDVIQESLAQLAIA from the coding sequence ATGGCATCATTTACATTGCAGGGCATCCCCGTTTCACGCGGTATCGCCATAGGACGCGCTCACTTAATGCGTCCCGCCGCGCTGGATGTCGAGCATTACCTGGTTGCCCAGGAGCAGATCGAATCAGAAGTGCTGCGTCTGCAAGATGCCATCGTTCAGGTCCACAAAGAACTACAAACCATCTGGGCCGATCTGCCATTGGATGCGCCGACCGAGCTTGGCGCTTTTCTGGATGTACATGCGCTGATCTTGTCCGACCCGATGATCTCTGAAGCGCCGCTAGAAATCATCCGCACCCGCAATTACAACGCAGAGTGGGCGCTGGTGACTCAGATCGATGCCTTGTCTGCGCAGTTTGATGAGATAGAAGACGACTACCTGCGTGAACGCAAAGCCGACATCCAGCAAGTTGCCGAGCGCGTGCTCAAAGTCTTAACCGGTAGCGCCAATGACTTACCACGTGACGCCAATGTGAATGAACGCCGCGGGAATATGATTGTCGTTGCGCGGGATATTTCACCCGCTGATATGATGCAATTCCGCGATGCGGCTTTCAGCGGTTTTGTGACGGACGAGGGTGGCCAAAACTCCCACACAGCAATCGTATCGCGCAGTTTGGGTATTCCCGCCGTGGTTGGTTTGGGCAACGCTTCTCATCTGATTCAGCAAGACGACTGGCTGATTATTGATAGCGACGCCGGTGTAGTCATCGTCGCGCCCTCGGCTCAGGTGATTGAGGAATATCGCAACCTGCTAGCGGTTTTACTCAAAACCCGTAAAAAATTAACCCGGCTCAAAAAGACCCCAGCCATTACCCAAGATGGTATCGAGATCACCCTGCTGGCGAATATTGAATTGCCGCAAGATGCCATCACCGCGATGGAAGCCGGTGCCAGCGGCGTTGGTTTATTTCGCTCAGAGTTTTTGTTCATGGGACGTACCGGCCACGAGCAAGAATTACCTACCGAGGAAGAACAGTTCGTCGCCTACCGCGATGCCGTGCTCGCCATGAAAGGCAAGCCCGTCACCATCCGTACACTCGATGTAGGCGCTGACAAACCACTCGACACCACCGATCACAATATTCTGAACCCCGCACTGGGCTTGCGCGCAATCCGCTATTGCCTGGCCGAGCCACAATTATTCCTTACGCAATTACGTGCGATTTTGCGCGCCTCCGCTTTTGGACCGGTACACATTCTGATCCCGATGATGGCGCACGCATTTGAGATTGATCAATCTCTGGCGATGATAGAACAGGCCAAAAAATCCTTGCTGGCAGAAGATAAAAAGTTTGATGACAAAGTCCCGGTCGGCGCCATGATCGAGGTTCCTGCTGCGGCACTCAGCTTGCCGATGTTTGTCAAAAAGCTGGATTTTTTATCAGTCGGCACCAACGATTTAATCCAATACACGCTGGCAATTGATCGCGCTGATCATGAGGTCGCCCATTTATACAGCGACATTCATCCCGCCATTTTGCAATTGCTGGCGATGACCGTCAGCGCCGCACAAAAGGCCGAAATTCCGGTCGCGATTTGCGGAGGTATGGCGGGTGATATCCGTTTGACGCGCTTGCTGATCGGGATGGGATTCCGCGAGTTATCGATGCCCCCGGCTTTGCTGCCAGAGATTAAACAAGAAATCCTCAATACCAATATCGAGTCCTTGCAATCTTTAGTCAAAAAGATTCTGCGTTCTTACGATCCTGATGTGATTCAAGAAAGTTTGGCTCAGTTAGCCATCGCCTGA
- a CDS encoding c-type cytochrome, with product MINREQATYLRHQFHGEQRRRKSNTFLLLLLGTSIFLSACTSEERSRALDDPTVLPKTVALQVCSNCHGVNGISTSPIFPNLAAQSKLYLTEQLKSFKTHGRSDPEGYEYMWGISARLTDNQIEGLAQYFSEQRAPAGKKSSENLLIAGKAIYEKGITASNTPACASCHGPKAEGMQLFPRLAGQHADYTKKQLMVFRNTDQRPEGALMKTIAHGLKDQDIENIAIYLEAMPSS from the coding sequence ATGATCAATCGTGAACAAGCAACATATCTGCGTCACCAATTTCATGGGGAACAGAGGCGCCGTAAGAGCAATACATTTCTCTTACTCCTGTTAGGTACTAGTATTTTCTTAAGTGCTTGTACTTCAGAGGAAAGGTCGCGAGCGCTAGACGATCCTACAGTATTACCTAAAACGGTGGCGCTTCAGGTTTGCTCAAATTGTCATGGGGTAAACGGTATTTCGACTTCGCCGATTTTTCCCAACTTAGCGGCGCAATCAAAACTCTACCTGACTGAACAATTGAAATCGTTTAAAACTCATGGCCGTTCAGACCCTGAAGGATATGAATACATGTGGGGTATCAGTGCACGTCTGACAGACAATCAGATTGAGGGGCTAGCGCAGTATTTTTCTGAACAGCGTGCTCCTGCAGGGAAAAAGTCCAGCGAAAATCTGTTAATTGCAGGAAAAGCGATTTATGAAAAAGGCATTACAGCAAGCAATACTCCCGCTTGCGCCAGTTGTCATGGCCCTAAGGCTGAGGGCATGCAACTATTCCCTCGTTTGGCAGGTCAGCATGCGGACTATACTAAGAAACAATTAATGGTCTTTAGAAATACCGATCAGCGGCCTGAGGGTGCGCTGATGAAAACAATCGCGCATGGATTGAAAGACCAAGACATCGAAAACATAGCCATTTATTTAGAGGCGATGCCGTCTAGTTGA
- a CDS encoding high-potential iron-sulfur protein, translated as MSNRRKFIAQLSWGSATFLLKNASAQVVMVNETDPLPSSMGYKENSNKVDGTKYPKHATSQQCSNCTLYQGKTENITGGCALFSGKQVTSVGWCNAWSKKL; from the coding sequence ATGTCAAACCGCAGAAAATTTATAGCCCAACTGAGCTGGGGGAGTGCTACCTTTTTATTAAAAAACGCCAGTGCCCAAGTTGTGATGGTTAATGAAACGGATCCACTGCCCTCGTCTATGGGCTACAAAGAAAATAGTAATAAAGTCGATGGTACAAAATATCCTAAGCACGCTACCAGCCAGCAGTGCAGTAATTGCACTCTATACCAAGGAAAAACGGAGAATATTACCGGAGGTTGCGCACTTTTCTCAGGAAAGCAGGTAACTAGTGTGGGCTGGTGCAACGCCTGGTCAAAAAAACTGTAA
- a CDS encoding cytochrome C has protein sequence MNSHEKPISLIKYWHYKILFIFCNFLILSSVHALPSFARQTGQNCVACHAGGQFPELTPYGRLFKMTGYTIGERGNPLAVMAVASYTKSATPTADAAFAKDAVALFQTGSVFVAGKITNNVGIFAQFTYNNYSSQNTDTNQWEGKWGSDNFDLRYADRYIDANRDLIFGFSVNNNPSISDPWNTAPAWLQYVPTGFGVTGADASPIITQLGSQVAGTGAYIFLNQTIYAEISGYQTANGSFSFLSKGIANTDQTKLKGINPYIRLALSHDWGPHSAMVGLLAMNTDVYPDNLTLAGPTIKYRDRGVDAQYQYLLDPHSVTAQISYVRETINNGDITGVSANASNTLNQLKMKASYIYRAKYGGSLSYFSTTGTSDNILYPDPASNPDTRGFVPELFWTPVQYLRIGAQYYRFNRFHGASVNYDGSGRNAKDNNTFFLYAWGAY, from the coding sequence ATGAACTCCCATGAGAAACCCATTTCTTTAATTAAATACTGGCACTACAAAATACTATTCATTTTTTGTAATTTTTTAATTCTCTCTTCAGTACACGCATTACCTTCTTTCGCCAGACAGACAGGACAAAACTGTGTTGCATGCCATGCCGGGGGACAATTTCCTGAATTAACGCCATACGGGCGGCTATTCAAAATGACTGGTTACACCATAGGTGAAAGAGGAAATCCTTTAGCAGTGATGGCAGTCGCAAGTTATACAAAAAGTGCGACTCCAACCGCTGACGCCGCGTTTGCAAAAGATGCAGTAGCGCTTTTTCAAACAGGTAGCGTTTTTGTGGCAGGCAAAATCACAAATAATGTCGGCATATTTGCTCAATTTACTTACAACAATTACAGCAGTCAAAATACAGATACGAATCAATGGGAAGGCAAATGGGGATCAGATAACTTTGACCTGCGCTACGCTGATCGATATATCGATGCAAACCGGGATTTGATTTTTGGGTTTAGTGTCAATAACAATCCATCTATATCGGATCCTTGGAACACCGCTCCCGCATGGTTGCAATATGTTCCGACTGGCTTTGGCGTGACCGGCGCCGACGCTAGTCCAATAATCACACAACTAGGCTCGCAAGTAGCAGGCACTGGTGCATATATTTTCTTAAATCAAACTATATATGCTGAGATTTCGGGTTATCAAACTGCGAACGGCTCATTCTCTTTTTTGAGTAAAGGTATAGCTAATACTGATCAGACCAAACTAAAGGGAATTAATCCCTACATTCGCTTGGCACTTAGCCACGATTGGGGTCCGCATAGTGCTATGGTCGGCCTGTTAGCGATGAACACTGATGTCTACCCTGATAACCTGACTCTTGCAGGTCCTACTATTAAGTACCGCGACAGAGGAGTGGATGCCCAGTATCAATATTTACTCGATCCCCATTCTGTTACTGCACAAATCAGCTATGTACGCGAAACCATTAACAATGGAGACATCACTGGCGTAAGTGCAAACGCTTCCAACACGCTGAATCAGCTAAAAATGAAAGCCAGCTACATTTACCGAGCCAAATATGGAGGTAGCCTGAGTTATTTCAGTACGACAGGAACATCCGACAATATCTTATATCCTGATCCTGCCAGTAACCCGGATACTCGAGGATTTGTGCCAGAGTTATTTTGGACGCCAGTACAATATCTAAGAATTGGTGCGCAGTATTATCGATTCAATAGATTCCATGGTGCATCTGTTAATTACGACGGATCAGGACGAAATGCGAAAGATAACAATACGTTTTTTCTGTACGCATGGGGAGCCTATTAA
- a CDS encoding PTS fructose transporter subunit IIA, with translation MVGILLLTHAPLGSAFMQAAAHVFRGMPEHFEAIDVIADQNIDDVNRLAKEAIKRLDAGTGVLVMTDVLGGTPSNCCRQLGEPDQVATIAGVSLPMLLRAITYRHDTLDVVVEMALAGGQNGALRVDNRVRLSPN, from the coding sequence ATGGTTGGAATACTTTTATTAACCCATGCCCCGCTGGGGTCGGCCTTTATGCAGGCCGCGGCGCATGTGTTTCGCGGCATGCCAGAACATTTTGAAGCGATTGATGTTATCGCTGACCAGAATATTGATGACGTTAATCGCCTTGCAAAAGAAGCGATTAAACGTCTCGACGCTGGTACAGGTGTGCTGGTCATGACAGATGTGTTGGGCGGTACACCGTCGAACTGTTGTCGTCAGTTAGGTGAGCCTGATCAGGTGGCAACCATTGCCGGCGTTAGCTTGCCGATGTTGCTGCGCGCTATTACCTATCGTCACGATACTCTGGATGTAGTGGTGGAGATGGCTTTGGCGGGCGGGCAAAATGGCGCTTTGCGAGTGGATAACCGGGTAAGGCTTTCTCCTAACTGA
- a CDS encoding HPr family phosphocarrier protein, which yields MIQQEIEIVNKLGLHARASAKFTQLAGKFKCEVWLTRNNRRVNGKSIMGVMMLAAGKGSKVLLETEGEDEQACFDAMLALVNDKFGEGE from the coding sequence ATGATCCAACAAGAAATTGAAATCGTAAATAAGCTGGGCCTGCATGCACGAGCATCAGCAAAATTCACTCAACTGGCGGGCAAATTTAAGTGTGAGGTCTGGCTCACCCGCAATAACCGCCGGGTCAACGGTAAATCGATCATGGGCGTGATGATGCTAGCCGCAGGCAAAGGCAGCAAAGTCTTGCTGGAGACCGAAGGTGAGGACGAACAAGCCTGTTTTGACGCCATGCTTGCGTTGGTGAATGACAAGTTTGGTGAAGGCGAGTAG